The Daucus carota subsp. sativus chromosome 9, DH1 v3.0, whole genome shotgun sequence genome window below encodes:
- the LOC108201180 gene encoding UPF0481 protein At3g47200, with protein LNNLPLQSYIDALVPVVQDLKDSYDSLDAVWQQDTEAFLHLMILDGCFMLEILRMSDRINGYQHQYSWKDIGAEYALNDPIFSNHGFLYIMPYIKRDMLMLENQLPMLLLKTLLAVQNEGTMQKEFLNYHILKFYTPNLLVRGMGDCLHVLDVYRRNLILGDGDGIVEDPIPCNSDIKDEYEIMWSATELHNAGIQLKKSKSSSLKDIRFTSSGVLRIPRIIIDDTTESMFLNLIAFERLHVGAGNEVTSYIFLMGNIIDNTRDVSLLTLNGIIQNAIGGNKAAAKLFNSLCKDITLDPNSNLNLVQQCVHHYCMKPWNKWRATLMHTYFSNPWAILSVLAAIFLRQSTLCCNCISLSLLALLPILESFSC; from the exons CTCAACAATTTGCCCCTGCAGAGCTACATTGATGCATTAGTCCCTGTGGTGCAGGATTTGAAGGACTCGTATGATTCTCTGGACGCGGTGTGGCAGCAAGACACTGAAGCCTTTTTGCActtgatgattcttgatggcTGTTTTATGCTTGAAATTCTGCGCATGTCAGACAGAATTAACGGCTATCAACATCAGTATTCATGGAAAGATATTGGTGCAGAGTATGCTCTCAACGATCCGATTTTCAGCAATCATGGATTCTTGTATATCATGCCATACATTAAAAGGGATATGCTGATGCTTGAAAATCAGCTGCCCATGCTGCTGCTGAAAACCCTGCTTGCAGTTCAAAATGAAGGAACAATG CAGAAGGAGTTTCTCAACTACCACATTCTTAAGTTCTACACTCCAAATTTGCTTGTCCGCGGCATGGGGGACTGCCTGCACGTACTGGACGTGTACAGGCGCAACTTAATTTTAGGTGATGGTGATGGAATAGTTGAAGATCCAATCCCTTGTAACTCTGATATCAAAGACGAGTACGAGATAATGTGGTCTGCAACCGAGCTCCACAATGCAGGAATCCAGTTAAAGAAAAGCAAAAGCTCTAGCCTTAAGGACATCAGATTCACCAGTAGCGGGGTTCTAAGAATTCCTCGTATCATAATCGACGATACCACAGAATCAATGTTCCTGAACCTGATAGCTTTCGAAAGATTACACGTTGGTGCTGGAAACGAAGTGACTTCTTACATTTTCCTTATGGGCAACATTATCGACAATACTAGAGATGTCAGCCTTCTGACCTTGAACGGTATCATCCAAAACGCAATTGGAGGCAACAAAGCCGCGGCTAAATTGTTTAACTCACTTTGCAAGGATATAACACTTGATCCCAATAGTAACCTAAATCTTGTGCAGCAATGTGTTCACCATTACTGCATGAAGCCTTGGAACAAATGGCGCGCCACTCTTATGCACACCTACTTTAGTAACCCTTGGGCtattctctctgttcttgcagcAATCTTTCTCAGACAATCTACACTGTGTTGCAACTGTATCAGCCTCAGTCTCCTGGCTCTCCTCCCCATACTTGAGAGTTTCTCCTGTTAA
- the LOC108201804 gene encoding G-type lectin S-receptor-like serine/threonine-protein kinase LECRK3 — MGHSNSYMLYIVLFVLPYSALSQGNGIISVGSSITDADKSISWYSPSGDFAFGFLKVLEKDQFLLSIWYAKIPDKTTVWYVNDGTTVPAGSKVQLTDDRGLVLTDTQGKELWKSEPYSGIASNGVFKDTGNFVIVGSDSTILWDTFSNPTDTLLPTQTLEVYGTLYSHLTENNFSRGRFQLRLLNDGNLVLNTRDVISNNPYDTYYSSDTADTIPSNRGYQVKFNETGYIYILGSNGAIVKIITNRAVPSTGYYHRATLNIDGVLVQYYHPKVFSGASKWTTVLQIPDNICLAILGNLGSGACGFNNVCSLDDAGRAVCECPESYSLLDPNDKRGSCKPNYTQNCDHSGSSEDLYDFVEVIDTDWPLSDYEQLKPVTELECKRQCLDDCFCAVAIYLDDQGSCWKKKLPLSNGRKDKSVNRKGFLKFNKVH; from the coding sequence ATGGGTCATTCTAACTCATATATGCTATACATTGTTCTTTTTGTTTTACCTTACTCTGCACTTTCTCAAGGCAACGGAATCATATCAGTAGGCTCGTCTATAACAGATGCAGACAAATCCATATCGTGGTATTCACCTTCTGGTGATTTTGCATTCGGGTTTCTGAAAGTCCTGGAAAAGGATCAGTTCTTGTTATCCATTTGGTATGCTAAAATTCCTGACAAAACTACCGTCTGGTATGTAAATGATGGCACTACCGTCCCTGCTGGTTCCAAAGTGCAGCTGACTGATGACCGTGGATTAGTCCTCACTGATACTCAAGGCAAGGAGCTATGGAAATCTGAGCCATACTCTGGTATTGCTTCCAATGGCGTTTTTAAAGATACAGGAAATTTTGTGATTGTAGGGAGTGATTCTACAATCCTATGGGATACCTTTAGCAATCCTACTGATACCCTTTTGCCCACTCAGACTCTGGAGGTATATGGCACGCTTTACTCTCACCTGACTGAAAATAACTTCTCTAGAGGAAGATTTCAGTTACGGTTACTTAATGATGGGAATCTTGTGCTAAATACCAGAGATGTAATTTCTAATAATCCCTACGATACGTACTATAGTAGTGATACTGCTGATACAATTCCAAGTAACCGCGGCTACCAGGTAAAATTTAACGAGACGggctatatttatattttgggcAGCAATGGTgctatagttaaaattattacaaaCAGAGCAGTTCCATCAACAGGTTACTATCATAGAGCAACTCTGAACATTGATGGTGTTCTTGTCCAGTATTATCACCCCAAGGTTTTCTCTGGTGCATCTAAGTGGACTACTGTTCTGCAAATCCCTGACAACATATGCCTTGCTATTCTTGGTAACCTTGGAAGTGGAGCTTGTGGATTTAATAACGTCTGCAGTCTTGACGATGCTGGAAGAGCGGTTTGTGAATGCCCAGAGAGTTATTCACTACTTGATCCAAATGATAAACGGGGAAGTTGCAAGCCAAACTATACCCAAAACTGTGATCACAGTGGTTCTAGTGAAGATCTATATGATTTTGTGGAGGTCATTGACACAGACTGGCCACTTTCGGATTATGAGCAGCTGAAGCCTGTTACTGAATTGGAGTGTAAAAGACAGTGTTTAGATGATTGTTTTTGTGCTGTTGCAATTTATCTAGATGACCAAGGTAGCTGTTGGAAGAAGAAGCTACCTCTCTCAAATGGGAGGAAAGACAAGAGTGTTAACCGCAAGGGGTTTCTTAAATTTAACAAAGTACATTGA
- the LOC108200175 gene encoding DNA topoisomerase 2, whose protein sequence is MMKMRRRPRGGMAMELSWPIFPPRSLLSRRRKRLKKYKQGLGTSDTAESNQYFKDLGKHGKDFIWVDGDAILLAFGKKKIEAGKNWLRQFKLGTFLDQNEKRDRIFTGNSFSHFLFTDYELL, encoded by the exons ATGATGAAAATGAGAAGAAGACCCCGGGGAGGAATGGCTATGGAGCTAAGCTGGCCAATATTTCCTCCACGGAGTTTGTTATCGAGGCGGCGGAAGAGGTTGAAGAAGTATAAGCAG GGGCTGGGAACTAGCGATACAGCTGAATCAAATCAATATTTTAAGGACCTTGGAAAACACGGGAAGGATTTTATATGGGTTGATGGTGATGCAATTTTGCTTGCCTTTGGTAAGAAAAAGATTGAGGCAGGAAAGAATTGGTTAAGGCAGTTTAAG CTTGGTACTTTCTTGGATCAGAATGAGAAGCGCGATCGAATATTTACTGGAAATTCTTTTAGTCACTTCTTGTTTACTGATTATGAACTTCTTTAG